The nucleotide sequence TGCCGCGCGCGTCGCCGATTGCCtcccgggtcggcggcggcggctgcgggcgcgGGCGATCGCCTCCTGGTAGAGCGATCTTCCGGCCCGTCGCGTCCGATCGCGAGGCGGTCGTTCCGGCGCCCGCCGATCTCCCCGTCTCGTTGGCGCAAATTTGGGTTACTGCGCGTGTTCCTGTGGCGGCGGCTGGCTTGGGCTACGGGTTTTCGGGGACGATCGGGTTCGTCCCGATGACGCGGCGACGCGTGTGTGGGTGCTGGGTCCAGGTTTTGATCGGTTCTGGTGAGAGAAATCTGTGTCGAGGAGATCGGGATAGGATTTGGGGATGAGGACTGTTTGGGGAACCTCAGTTGCCGAATCCTAGATTTGTGGCCGTAGAAGAACAAGGGCCGTGACCTTGTGCAGGTGTTCTGGATGGTTATGGAGTAGTAGAAAGGAGAACTGCTTTTCTGCGGGctagataaatatattttttatccTGGATGTGGGATTTCATGTTTTGAGCAGTAATTTATGTTTGATTGCTCGCTGGTAGAATGTAGTATGTTTGTGCTAACCCATGCTCTTGTTGATTTCGTGTGGCAGATTAGTATGTGGTAGGAAGTGCATGGGGAGAAAGGATGCCAGAGTTGCGTAGTGGAGTCCGACAATCCCGGTTGAAGTCGAGGAAGGTTGAGGATCTCGACGTACAGGACCCAGCAGAGAACTTGCCAGTGGCAGCGCCTACGGTGGCAGGAAGGCGTGGcagaggaaggggtgggagaggtgGAGGGCGAGGAAGGGGAAGGgcaggaggaagagggagaggtgTTCCTGTGATTGACTTGGATCCAGACCAGCCTTTTGAGGTTCTTCCTGGAGCTGGTGTTGGTGGAGGTGCTGTGGGTGGTCCACAGCGCATTGAGGAATTTGCTGATAAGGCTGTCAAGATGGATGGCGTGAGTCCTGACAAGATCGGTGGTGGTGAAGATGATGCATCTCCAGTCCCAGAGAAGGTATTTGTTCGAATGCACTATGGCTCATACTATTTTGTGTGTTTTGATTTGCTGCTCTCCTTGTGGTGTCAGGGTTTAGAAGATAACGACAAATCTTATACTTTGTCGTGGTTTGACGTGGCCTATCCTATCATAATACAGCTTTATCAGTTATGTCTATAAACGGTTCCCAAAAAAAAGAGTTATGTCTGTAATGGTAATTCATATGGAGCTATTTGTGTTGGAATTTTGGACTAAAATATGTAGAATAACTAGCTAATGCACTTGCTTTGCTAcctaaaaaattatataattgccCGCCTCAGACTTTACCTACGCCCGCCGCACTCTATGCTGGCATACACCTCCGTGCTCCGTGTCATGCTTCACGGTGTTTCATTTATTTAGCTTAGAGATTTTTAAAGTAAGGTGTGGAAAGGGAGATGGGATGCGTGGACGAACTGTGCCTTGCCCACTCCCATTTATAAGGTAGTGAAGACCGTAAAACAAGATGTAATTGGAAAAAAAATCAATGACATTTTCCTTGTCCTCGCACTTATTTTGGCATTACTTGTAATTTTTCTATTGCTCCATGAGAACCAGCCAATTGTATGCTGATATTGATACTTGCATTTCTTAGCTCTGGTTATATCTGTTTCTAAATTGCAACGAAAGCGTGCTGATCCATGTGGAGGAAGAGAAAATCACGGATGAGTTATTATTTTCGTTGTGAACACCATTAGAAATGACGGGTATCTTTTTTCATGTGAGAAGAGTTCTCTACCTTAATATCAGGTACCTGAATAGTAGGAAATAGTAGTAGTTAATTGGATCCATCGGGGACGCATGTTCTGCTCCCTCCATCCGTTTATTTAGGACCAACTTTTCAAGTCTTGCATACCAGTGTATAGCAAGAAAGTTGGAGCAATTATATAGGGATTATAATTTGGCCAACTGATTCCCTCAATTCCCCTCGGCAGCCTTGTTTTGGGTACTATGAAAACCTCATGCGAAGCATCTGATTAATGCGCTAAGCTGCTCGCCTCCCACTGTGTTAATTCTTTGCGCTAACACCGTGGTGCATGTTGGGCATGCCTTGCATGAGATtttcctctccttccttttctaCCCTGCATGCCCAATCAAAATCAAGGATTGCTAAAGTCTGCATGCTAACATTAATTACACATTCCATATGAAGAGGGGATGGGAGGGAATGTGCGCCATGAAAGATGGAGCAGTAATAGTGCTTGTGAAATTAGACctaaaaaatccagaaaatgaaatTTGGGGTTGGGCCCTAAATAAACGGATGGTGGGAGTAATTAATTGTGGCAACTAAGTCCCTGCTGTCAGGGCAGGTTCATCAGCCTGCAATTATGTTCTGTCTGGGGTTTCTTTTGAATGATATATCAGATTGAATTTCTCAGTAGATAACCCAAGATGCTTACATGGAGGTGACATTTTCCTCAACTATCACCTAGTATGTCAGTACAACAACTAGCTGCTTCAAACTTCAACATTGGCTTTATATCATGCAAGCTGCTCTTTCTTTAACACCGTAGGTTCACATGCATTGAAGTAAAACAGTACTAATTTGAACCCAGGCATAGTTTAATATAACCCAGGTTTTGTTTAGATGCAAGTGAATCTGCTATTTTAAAGCGTTGGCCCAACTGGGCGAATGTAACTAAAGGAAAAAATTTAGGTGGACTGCTTGTAACAGGACAAAACTTATTTGGTTGGATGCATTAATAGGACAGATCCAGCGAGATATTTCATATCCAAATTCATGAGATCTATCAAAAGCTAAGAGCTGAGTCAATATAGAGAAGTGCTTAAGGTTTTCCATACAGAGGGGGCCTTTTCTTCTCTTCTCCATACAGTTCGGCTTTGTCTTCTGAGGCCATCTACAATGCAGGCGCTAACAGCGGACGCCAGGATTGAGATCCTGCTAGTTTATCCTGTTTCCCACCTGATGCTGGGAAATCTTCTCGCGCCAACTCAAAATTAGCCATCGGGCGCACCACCTTTTTTTGCATGAGCTAATTAATCAGAGGCGGGCACTAGCAGCGACGCTAACAATATCCTTTAAAATCTGCTTTGCCTTAACTTACTCAGATTTTAATGGAGGGGCAGGCGCTACCGTTACCATGTAGCACTTATAATTTGCGATCAGCGTTGGAATTCAAGACTCCACGATCGACGCTAACATAATTTTGTGGGGAAAAATCCCTCTAGCGTCCAAACAAGCGCCTGTGCGTTGGAAATGGCCTGAGGGGCTCGAGAAGCTGCAACCTCTTCTGGGAAGCTTAAGGTTCCAGAGGCTTGCTGGCCTGAGCTGGAAACTCCCTCAAATGTCGTAAATATGAAGGATAGGCAACCCATATCCATCATCCACTTCTAGAGCACTCTAAAACTTGAGTATCACCTTTTTTTGCATCTAGTAATAAATTATGACATGCACATtcaagcttatccttgtttttaaAATCTCTGTCTAATGTATATACCTTGCATTCTGGCAGACAGGCAGGCATTTACATTTTTCTGAAATCACACTGTACCTGAACCATGTTTCATTTATAACAAGATAATCTTATCATTTGGATGCCAACATTGGCAAGCAAAACGAACTAGAGTTGCCAAGGGCTTTCCAAATTCCCTCTATGACAACTCCAGTTCATTTTGCTTGCCAATGTTGGCCAAGTCATGGGCAAGGAAAAGTTTGACGAAAATTCTGGCTAGCCAAGTATGTGGTAGGGCAAACTTGGGCTAAAATCAAACATACCCTAAAGCTCGTCTGAAGTTTTCTTTGTGTATTACAAGTTCGCAATTTAAATGAACCAAAAATTCTTATGGGTAATGGCAAATTTGAAATGCAAGTCACCCAGTAAAATATGTTTTCTTTTTACCATTTACAGGTTCAAGTAGGCCATTCTCCACAATACAAGGTAGAGAGGAAATTGGGCAAGGGTGGTTTTGGGCAGGTTTATGTTGGCAGAAGAGTGTCTGGTGGAACAGAGCGCACTGGACCAGATGCTTATGAGGTTTATCTTTACTGCTTTTCCTTTTGTCTTCAAAATTGCTATTTGAATATAATGATGGTAAGAGCGTTGTCTTCTCATTGCAGGTTGCTTTGAAATTTGAGCACCGCAACAGTAAGGGGTGCAATTATGGCCCTCCATATGAGTGGCAGGTTTATAGGTAATTACATTATAATAAGCTAACGCGTCTATCTTCTTACAAAAGAATATTGGAAATCATGGGAGTTATACATAACTGTACCATGAAATGTTTTTTCTCTTTTGCGTATTATAAGATCCTCAGTTATCTTTTGGATCCAAGATTTTCTTTTGTCATCACGTAATTGCACTAAATTTTGTATATAACCCAGGGCACCAAAGAGTGAATGCTTATTAGTACACTGCTAACTTGTCATTTGTAGTTTTTAAAATTGATTTGGCAGTATTCTAATCTATTGAAATATAAAGAAGGCTTTCTTATCGTCGCTGCTCACCGCTTAGAAGAACCAATCTTATTATTTGCCCCACCAAACTACTTCCCCACTAATTCTGATGTTTTTGTGTGCATTTTTTAAGCTCTCTGAACGGATGTTATGGTATACCGTGGGTTCACTACAAAGGCCGTCAAGGGGACTATTATGTGCTGGTTAGTTATATAAACGCCATCTAATTCGTTTGAGAAAGTTCTATTGTTACCACAAACTGAATTATATTGCTGTTTCAGGTAATGGATATACTAGGCCCTAGCCTTTGGGATGTTTGGAATTCTCTAGGGCAAACGTAAGATGGATACACTTATTTGATTTGTGTTCCTGTCATATCTGTTTTTAAATTAGAACAGCTGAGTGATAACTAATGTTTGGATCAGGATGACTCCAAGTATGGTTGCTTGCATCGCTGTAGAGGCTATATCTATCCTGGAAAAACTTCATGCAAAGGGGTAACCAGTGTCCTACTGAATTGGCTTTGAGATGCAGCTTTCCAGATTTATATATTTTCTATTGAAATATTTTGCAGGTTTGTTCATGGAGACGTTAAGCCAGAGAATTTTCTACTCGGACAACCTGGATCACCTGATGAGAAGAAGCTTTTTTTGATTGACCTTGGGTTAGGTATGTCATAGCAAATTTCTTGTGATAGATAATTCATTATTCTTTGCCAGTAGTTGAGTAAATTTTCACACACAACAGATAAGGATTCTGCATAGCATTCTCCGCCTTAACTGTATACTATTACCTAATATAAGCAAGTACTGACTCCTACCATTTGAACTGCCAGCATCGAGATGGAAGGAAACATCATCTGGACAACATGTTGACTACGATCAGAGGCCTGATATTTTTAGGTTTGTTTTTATCTAAGGATCGATCATTTTTTATTTCCAATCAGTTTTGTGATTGACCAGTTGTTACCTTCTTTTGGACAGGGGCACAATAAGATATGCTAGTGTGCATGCTCATTTGGGCCGTACTGGTAGCAGAAGGGATGATCTGGAATCACTAGCATATACATTGATATTTCTACTCAGAGGAAGATTACCTTGGCAAGGCTATcaggttttttctttttctttggataaATGAGTTTGGATCGTACCTCCTGGACTATGTATTCTGCCCACTTACATGCATGTTGGGTGAAGCGAAATTAATTTGTtattacctactccctccgttccgaaataattgAAGTTCTAGGATTGTCCAAAGTCAAACatttttaagtttgaccaagtctGAAAAAATGTGCtaagatctactccctccgtccgaaaatacttgtcggagaaatggataaaaatgtatGTATccaaaactaaaatacatctagatacatccatttctctgaCATGTATTTCCGGACGGTGGGAGTACAATatcactagtatatatatatatatatataaatataatttaTATAACGAATCTAATGATGCAAATTTGAtgttgtagatgttgatatatttttctataaacttcaTCAAACGTAATGAAGTTTGACTCAGGACAAACCCAAAACTTCAATTATTTGAAACGTAGGGACTAATTAAGATTGTGGATGGCATACACACCCATTCATTAtgactctccctccctctctctctctctctctctctctctgtaatgTGAACATATGTATTTGACCTCTGCTAAATGATGTGCAGGGGGAGAACAAGAGCTTTCTTGTTTGCAAGAAGAAAATGTCTATCTCTCCAGATCTGATGTGCTGTTACTGCGCACCTCCTTTTAAACTTTTTCTGGAAACCGTGACAAACATGAAATTTGATGAAGAACCAAACTACCCAAAGCTGATTTCCCTCTTTGATGAATTGATTGAGCCCCAGCATTTGAGGCCTATTAGAATCGATGGTGCTCTAAAGGTTTGTTTTTATAGATCTGATTTCATACCCGTCCTACAATCTTAGTTGATGCATTACTCATTGAAGGAGCTTGTTTAGTTTGACCTTTGGTTACTTTTCATATGTAGGCTGGACAAAAACGAGGAAGAGGAAgtcatgaagaagatgaacaacCGAGGAAGAAAGTTCGACTGGGAAGCCCAGCAAATCAGTGGATTTCAGTATATAATGCTAAGAGGCCCATGAAACAGAGGTAACACAGTAATATCATGGCTTTATAGGTTGCACATGTTATGAGTCTTCACTCGCCAGTTGCCACAATCTGTTCTACTTTTTAGCATTTTGTGTGTGATGGATAACCTGAAATTTGTTTGTAAATAGTTCCAACTTCAGAGTAGCCACGTGATGCACATGATTATACTCAACTTGGCAAGCTTGTACTTATTTCAGACAAGATTTTTTGCGAGTTTTTATGATCTTCATGTCAAGGTTTGGTGGATAATACATTTGCACAATTGCGCTACTAAGAAATAGCAGTCAAGCACATTATATTGTTTCCAGCTACTTATCTAGTCATAAGCCATGGTTTTCGAAGTGCCCCCTTCCAGTAACGTCCTTGTTATTCTCCCTCTCAGATACCATTACAATGTAGCAGAAGCCCGACTTCATCAACACATAGAGAAAGGGAATGAAGATGGATTGTTTATTAGTTCGGTAGCATCTTCAGCAAATCTGTGGGCCCTTATTATGGACGCTGGAACTGGGTTCACATCCCAAGTTTACGAACTTTCGCCAATATTCCTTCATAAGGTATATTAATGACTCTTGAGCATTCTGCTTTCTTATTTCGGGTTCCTAAGTTGCCAATTTGATGTACTCCAGGACTGGATTATGGAGCAGTGGGAAAATAACTACTACATCAGTGCCATAGCAGGAGCAACAAACGGAAGTTCCTTGGTGGTCATGTCAAAAGGTTTGTTGAATTTATTGTTTTGCCAAATGGTTATCATTTATTATATTTATTTGGAAAGGTCAATCCATATTCAAGTATTTGTCCTGCATCTGCTTCCTAAAATTTTGCTAGTGTTTCCATTCAATGGTAGAGAGCTGACTGTTTTGTCAATATATTGAATGCCCTGTTTTCCAGTCAAGTGTTCCTTGTTGTTGATATTAGCTATTAGTGGGGTTAATCGAGACTGGTCATTTACTCTTTCTAGGAACCCCTTACACTCAACAGTCTTACAAAGTCAGTGAATCGTTCCCC is from Triticum aestivum cultivar Chinese Spring chromosome 3A, IWGSC CS RefSeq v2.1, whole genome shotgun sequence and encodes:
- the LOC123062204 gene encoding casein kinase 1-like protein HD16, with the translated sequence MPELRSGVRQSRLKSRKVEDLDVQDPAENLPVAAPTVAGRRGRGRGGRGGGRGRGRAGGRGRGVPVIDLDPDQPFEVLPGAGVGGGAVGGPQRIEEFADKAVKMDGVSPDKIGGGEDDASPVPEKVQVGHSPQYKVERKLGKGGFGQVYVGRRVSGGTERTGPDAYEVALKFEHRNSKGCNYGPPYEWQVYSSLNGCYGIPWVHYKGRQGDYYVLVMDILGPSLWDVWNSLGQTMTPSMVACIAVEAISILEKLHAKGFVHGDVKPENFLLGQPGSPDEKKLFLIDLGLASRWKETSSGQHVDYDQRPDIFRGTIRYASVHAHLGRTGSRRDDLESLAYTLIFLLRGRLPWQGYQGENKSFLVCKKKMSISPDLMCCYCAPPFKLFLETVTNMKFDEEPNYPKLISLFDELIEPQHLRPIRIDGALKAGQKRGRGSHEEDEQPRKKVRLGSPANQWISVYNAKRPMKQRYHYNVAEARLHQHIEKGNEDGLFISSVASSANLWALIMDAGTGFTSQVYELSPIFLHKDWIMEQWENNYYISAIAGATNGSSLVVMSKGTPYTQQSYKVSESFPFKWINKKWKEGFHVTSMTTAGTRWGVVMSRNSGYSEQVVELDFLYPSEGIHRRWENGYRITSTAATGDQAAFILSIPKRKLTDETQETLRTSTFPSNHVKEKWAKNLYIASICYGRTVS